The following nucleotide sequence is from Mesobacillus jeotgali.
TGGTATCGAAGCTTGCTGCAAGTCCAAGAGCATTCCGCCTGAAGGAAGAGCTTGGAACACATCCGAATGTCATTTATCTAAGATAGGAGGGACTGGCGATGGCCAATCTTGCTGTTGATTTAAAAGAGAAAAGCACATCAAAATCAAAAGTCAATGTGACCGTATCGAAAGCTTTTAAAATATGGATTTCAGCCCTAACTGTTGCCTTTTTGATCGGTGGTTACTTTATCGTCGAGCGCTTCATCACCGGGCTGGCGGCTACGAATCTATCAAGCATCACCCCTTGGGGTGCATGGATTGCTTTTTACATCTTCTTCGTTGGTTTGAGTGCGGGATCGTTCCTGCTATCAACCTTGATTTACGTTTTCGGGATGGAAGAGTACGAGAGAGTCGGTAAGGCGGCGCTTTTCACCGCGATTGTCTGTATGATCGTCGCGCTGACCTTCGTGCTGATGGACCTTGGACGTCCGGAGCGGATGCTCAATGCGATCATCTATTGGAATGTCACTTCACCACTTGCCTGGGAGGTCCACTTTTATCTAGTCTATATCGGACTTCTGGCAGTTGAGCTTTACATCGCGATGAGGGAAGACCTCGTCCGCGCTGCAAAAACGAATTCATTAAAAGGCTTTGTCGCAAAATTGATTACGTTCAAAAACGCAACCATCAATGCAGCGACGAAAAAGCGTGATCATATGTGGATGAAAATCCTCGGTACCATCGGGATTCCGCTGGCCATCCTCGGGGTGCACGGCGGAACAGGAACCATCTTCGCTGTTGTAAAAGCAAGACCAGCATGGCATACAGCTCTTTTCCCGATCATCTTCGTCGTATCAGCAATGGTTTCGGGAACGGCTCTTCTTTTAGCCATGTATATCATCAAGAAAAAAGTGCAGAAACAGCCGATTGACCAGGGCATGGTTGTATCACTGGCAAAACTGATGGTCGGCTTCCTGATCATCGACCTTGGTCTTCAATTCTATGAATATCTGATTGGCTGGTACGGCCTTGAGGCAGAACACCTTGATACGCTGGCAACGATGATGGCCAGTGAAAAAGCCTGGTCGTTCTGGATAGTCCAAATGTTCCTTGGAGCCGTCATCCCGATCACAATTGTCTTCTGGAAAAAAACAAGCCAGAACGTCAATGCACTGCTTGCAGCCGCGGTACTGATAGTTATCGGAATCATCGGCGTCCGCTTCAACATTGTTCTGCCGCCGCTTGTGGTGCCAGTGTTCCACGAACTGCCATGGGGCAATTACGCGCCGACAATAAAGGAATGGATGGTCAGCGTCGGTGTTGTCGCGATGGGGCTATTAATCTACTCATTCGGTGAGCTGCTGCTGCCAATCGAAGAAACTTCTGACGAGGTGAGCCATAATGGAAAATAAACCAATGAAACGCCGTGGGTTTTTAAAAGCGCTCGGAACGCTCGGAGCGGTCGCATTCGTCGGACCGGCATTCGTCGGGCCAATCAAGCAGGTCATGGGCGACGTCTGGATCGATACACCGCACGGAACCGGTACGGATTATCAAGATTACACGGCCGAAAACGTTATTTTCACGTCATGCCAGCAGTGTAATGCGACATGTACGATCAAAACCTATATCACAGCCGGAGCGGCAGGAGGGGCATACTCCTCCATCGTCCGCAAGATTGCCGGAAACCAGTACAGCCCGATCAATATGGTGCAAATCGGCCATATCAACTACGACACACCAGTATCGCAAGCGGTAAAAGGAACCGGGGATGTTGCCAAGATGGGTCGCGGACTACGCGGCGGACGCACCTGCTTGAAAGGGCAGGCTGGCATCCAGACAAACTATGATGCGTTCAGGATCCAAAAGCCATTGAAGCGTGTAGGCGAACGCGGCAGCGGCGTGTGGAAAACAGTCAGCTGGGAAGAGGCCTACAAGGAAATCCTCGAGGGCAGCAAGGACCTTCGCACTCCTGGGTTAAAAGAAATGTGGAAATACGCACCGGAAGCTGCCGTCATGGCGGATTGGGATAAATTGAAGGCTGGCGAAATGACCAAAGCTGATTTTGATAAAAAATATAAGGATGTCCTAATTGATACGAATCATCCTGATTTTGGACCAAAGGCGAACCAGATCGCCGTCATGTCAGGACATAGACGTGAATTCATCGAGCGTCTTGCAGCCAACAGCCTTGGTACAGCGAACTATTATGATCACGGCGGCTACTGCGGCATCACGAGCGTAATGGGAAATGTCCGCTCACATGATGCTGAAAAGGCGAAGAAGCGGATGATTCCGGATTATGACAATGCGGAAATGGTCATCGTCTGGGGAACAAACCCGATGGTCGCAAACCGCGGGCCAACCACATTCGCGCCGCAAATCACAAATGCGATCGACCGCGGCATGAAAATGGTCGTCATCGATCCACGCTATAGCAAGACAGCAGAGAAAGCCCATGTCTGGGTTCCGGTAAAACCGGGTGGCGACGGAGCACTAGCGATGGCAATGTCCCGCTGGATCATTGAAAACAACCGATATGACGATATTTACCTTCGCAATCCGAACCAGGAAGCAGCGAATGAGGATGGCGAAACAACATGGAGTGATGCCTCTTTCCTTGTCAATGTCGGCGAAAAGAAGCGTCCGTTCGTCCGTGCCCAGGACCTTGGAATCGGTGGCGAGGAGTTTGTGGTCATCGAAAATGGCAAGCCAGTTTCCCATGCGAAGGCAAGAAACGGCGAGCTTGATGTGGATACGACCATAAATGGCATCAAAGTGAAATCTGTCTTCCGTATTTTTAAGGAAAGAGTCATGGAAAAATCGATGGAAGAATACGCAAAGCAGGCCGATGTGCCAGTGGACCAGATTGTCCAGATTGCCCGTGAATTCACATCCCATGGCAAAAAGGTCGGCATCCATTCTTACCGTGGACCGGCGATGCATACGAATGGCTACTATAGTGTACGCGCCATCAATATGCTGAACCACCTTGTCGGCAACCATGACTGGAAGGGCGGCGACACTGTCCTCGGCGCCAAGTACAAAGCAACCGAAGGACGATACGATCTTGTAACGGTGCCAAACGCTAACAAAGGCTGGGGCATCCCGGTCACAAGACATAAAGTACCTTATGAAAAAACATCATTATTCGAAAAAGATGGCTATCCGGCAAAACGGCCTTGGTATCCATTCGGCAATAAACTGATCCATGATGTCCTTCCAAGCTCGGCTGAAGGCTATCCATACAAAATCAGGGCATTGCTCATCAACAGGACATCACCGGTAATGGCTGGTCCAAGGTCAGAGATGCAGGCGAAATTCATCAGGGATCCTAAAGTGGTTGAACTGGTAGTGGCATCAGATGTCATCATTGGCGAGACTTCCAAATATGCAGACTTCATTTTACCGGATCTTGCGTATCTTGAAAGCTGGAATGCGGAGGATATCTTCCCAATCCTGAAACATAAGTTCGCAGGCGTCATCCAGCCGGTAACGAGAGTTGTACCTGACGCACGGCCAACGGAGCAAGTTTATATCGATTTACTAAAAGGTTTGGGCCTTCCAGGTGTCGGCGACAAGGCTCTTGCTGATGGCTCGGCGATACACACACCGGAAGATTATTACTTAAAACGAATTGCGAATATCGCCTTTGACGGCAAGAAGCCGGTCAAGGACGCAAACGCTGAAGAGCTGGCGATTTTTGAAAAAGCAAGGCAGAAAGCGCTCGGCAAATATTTTGACATCCAGAAACTGAAAAGTGCTGTCAAACCGGAAGAGTGGAAGAAAGTCGTCTACGTATTGAACCGTGGCGGACGCTTTGAGGCAGCAGGAGATGAATATATCGGCAACAAGCTCAAGTATCAATGGGCAAAACAGGTTTATTTTTACGATGAAAAAGCAGCAGGCTTCAAGAGTGCCTACACAGGAAAATTCTTTGAAGGTCTGCCGGTAGCAGAGGAAATCAAGACTTATGACGGCGAAGTTTATAAGCCAAACAAACCGCTGCAGTTCATCAACTGGAAATCAAGAAATATGGCAACGCACCGTACTGAAGGAAATGCCTGGCTCCGTGAAGTGAAGCCGGAAAACTATCTGTGGATCAACCCGATCGACGCGAAGAAAAAAGGCATCAAAACGGATGATGAAATCTACATTACATCCAATAACTCAAGAGTAAAAGGCCGCGCGCTCGTAACACCAGGAATCAAGCCAGGTGTCGTCGGAGCAAACTTCAGCTTCGGCCATGATGCTTATGGCTCTAAGGCAGTCAAAGTAGACGGCAAAACAATCGAGCCAGCCGGAAAATACGGCCACACAGGCTATGAATTCAATAAACCGCTTCATGAAGAATCAGGCTACGCGAAACCGCGCGGACTGGGCTTCTCGGTCAATGCCTTATCAGACCGCGATGGCAGCTATTTCGAAGGCTATCTCGCAGACTTGCTGATCGGCGGACCGGCACAGCAGGACGTATTCGTGGACGTGGACAGAGTGTAAAACAACATCGGGGGATGCCTGGTGGGCACCCCTGAAAACTTGTTGAAAATGAAGGTGGAGACAATGATGGAAGAACGATATGGAAAGCTGGCGATTGCGAATATCATGACAAGCATCTGGCTGGGGGACTGGGACACCTATGAAGCATTCATGAATGATGTCCCTGAAGGAATGCGTAAGGAGCTCTCGTTTCATTCCTTATACAATCGGGATGAAGTGCAGCTCTGGTATGACAATCACTTCTTCATACCGGGAGATCATTTTGTCTCCCCTTACTTTTCTTCTTATACGAAAAATAATGAAGATGAAGAAGCCCGCCGGCATGAATTGCTTTGCCTGATCGGCCTTTATGAAAAAACAGCCTTTTACTTCCCGCTCCAGCAAGATCGGCTGCCAGACCACTTCGGCAGCATGACAGCGTTCATGAGCTCGATTTTACAGGGAGAGATCAAAGCGGAACAAGAGGGCGGCCGCGAACACCTCCAGCAGCTCGAAGAAATAGAGGCAGAGATGCTTACAAGGTTCATCAGGCCGGTCCTGAAACCATTGCTCGAAAATGCAGAGTTGAAAATCAAACATCCATTCTTTATAGAGTTCCTCGGCTTTTACGCGGAAATGATGAGTGAAGAGTGGAAAGTGGCAGCGTAAATGAAGAAACGGTCCTTAAAATGGGACCGTTTCATTTTTATGCCTGATAGCACACCGCAGTCTGAGTCTGACCGCAAAAAAACAGGCACATTAATGTGTGCCTGCTCCAATTACTGCTTTCTTAAGTTACCAAGCTCTTCAGCGATCGCTTGCATTTCATTCGGGCTGAAGGTATTTTTTCGCATGATCATATCATAGATTTCTTTCAGTTCTTCATACATCTCGCCGTCAAAATGTGTCGATTTAATCGCGCCAAGGTTCATGACATTCAATTTTTCCTTGATTTTTTCGATCATGAAATCAACGTTTTCAGGGGAATTTTTAGTTAAGTCCACTCCGTTCAATCCTTTCAATGGTTGTACAACCATCTTTCCACGTCCGTCAAAAAAAGTCAATTACAAATCCGGCGTCTTTCGGACACCGGATTGTGATCAGGCACTATATGTGTTTGCTTCGTTCTTTTCTTCTTTAATCGCATTCAGGATATTCCTGGTTTCAACAACCACCACACCGGATAACCCGAGAAGACCAATCAGGTTCGGGAAGGCCATCAACCCGTTCATGACATCGGCAATGCCCCATACAATTTCTAGCTGGGAAATTGCTCCGATGAATACAGCTGCGACAAACGCGATTCGATAGTAAAACACGACCTTTTTGCTGAATAGATACGAGAAACACTTTTCCCCGTAATAAGACCAGCCGATGATTGTCGATGATGCGAAGAACAACAATCCGACCGCAACGATTACAGAGCCGGTCTGGCCAAGGAACTTGCCGAAGGTCGCTGAAGTAAGGTCGGCTGCTGTTGTATCTCCTGTGTACAGTCCGCCCATGACAATGGTAATTCCCGTAATTGAACAGATGACGATGGTATCAATGAACACCTGGGTCATCGATACAAGTGCCTGTCGTCCAGGTAAGTCTGTCTTGGCTGCCGCAGCAGCAATCGGTGCGGAACCAAGTCCTGCTTCGTTTGAGAAGACACCACGGGCAACACCCATCCGGATGACTGTACCGAGCGCACCGCCTGCCACAGCCTCTCCAGTGAAGGCATCTGTAAAAATAAGTGCAACGGCAGCTGGCACAAGGTCAAAGTTCATGATCATGACCACAAGGCCAGCAAGAAGGTAAAATGCTGCCATCACTGGTACGAAAAGAGCAGTGACTTTTCCGATGCTTTTGATTCCGCCAATCAAGGCAAGTGCAGTGAAGATCGTCAGTACAAGACCAGTTACCCAGGCAGGCACTGAAAATGTTGATTGTACGACGCTTGCAACCGAATTTGATTGAACAAGGTTGCCAATCCCAAAAGCAGCTATTGCGCCAAATAATGCGAATAACACACCAAGCCATTTTTGGCCAAGTCCGCGTTCCAAATAATACATTGGACCGCCAGACATCTCGCCATCCTTGTCCTCGACCCGGTATTTAACGGCTAAAACAGCTTCCGCGTATTTCGTCGCCATTCCGAAGAATGCAGTAATCCACATCCAGAATACAGATCCAGGTCCGCCTGTGAAAATCGCTGTTGCGACCCCGGCGATATTTCCGGTGCCTACTGTCGCAGCAAGTGCGGTCATTAATGCCTGGAAATGAGAAATATCTCCTTCCGATTTTTTGTCCTGTTTCTTAGTAAATGCCAGCTTGAGTGAGTAAGGCAGCAGCCTCATTTGCAAGAAGCCAATGCGGAAGGTAAGATAGATCCCCGTCCCAACAAGCAGGATTAATAGAGGTGGGCCCCAAACCCAGCCGCTTATTTTTCCAACCCATTCTTCAAATGTCATAGTGCTCCCCCTTAAAAATTATATTCAGAAAATGTTCTTCAACAAGAATATTCTGATAATTAGGGTTAAGTCAAGCGATATCCATTAGGTAAAACTTAGAAGGGCAGGTGAAATCATACGTGAGCAGCCGTCACTAAGGGATTTTTCCTTTTAAAATATTATTCAACTTTTAAAATTTTTATAGAGTAACTTAATTATGATTTTAATTGGATATTTAAAAAAGTTTTCACAACACTTGCATTAAGTGTTGGCAATCGTGGAAAATGTTAGTTAGGAGGCAGGCAAACAGACCTGCAATACGAAAAGGAAGACTTTAGGAGGAGAAAAAATGGGCAGTTCGAAAAAATTCTGGATGGGCATGGTTTTAGGCGCGATGGCCGGCGGAGCGGTTACTCTTTTGGAAAAATCGACCCGGCAGGCAGTAAAAGAGGATTTCAGCAAGGTATCGAATGGTGTTATGTATGTTGTCAAAAATCCAAATGAATTTATTGAAGACCTGAGGGAAACAGCGAATAAAGTGCGGACTACCGTGGAACAAGTAACAGAGGACGTGGCTTTTATCACCGAGAAGGTCGAAGAAATAAAGGATGTACCGCCTCAGGTTACTGAGCTTGTAAAAGATACAAAAGAAACGCTGAGGAAGATTGCCGCATCTGGGCAAACACAGCAGCATATAGATGAAAAAGAATAATGATTGACAAGCCCATGACAGGACAAGGAAAGCATAAATGAGGTGAATCAATGGTTGATATATCATTTTTCAGGCATATGTGGCAGAGGATACAGGAGGACGATGTTCCGGCACTTGCCGCGCAGCTTGCATATTTCTTTTTGCTCTCCTTGTTTCCGCTGTTGATCTTTTTGGTCACATTGGTCCCTTATTTGCCCATTTCAGAAGTGGATATCCTCGGTTTTTTTGATGATTATGCTCCAGGTGAATCGATGGAACTGATTAAGAAAAGTCTGGAGGATATCATGAAAAAAGACGGGAAATTGCTGAGCTTTGGTTTATTGGCGACAATTTGGTCAGCCTCGAATGGGATCAATGCAATTGTCAGGGCATTTAACCGTGCATACCGGGTAGAAGAGACCAGGTCGTTTATCGTGAGCAGATTTATGGCGATCTTTTTGACATTTGCGATGATTTTTGTGTTTCTGGTCGCTTTGATCCTGCCGGTGTTCGGAAAAGAAATCGGCAGCTGGCTTTTTGCGAATTTCGGACTGAAAGAAGAATTCCTTTACGTCTGGAATATGCTTCGCTGGGTGATCAGTATTTTGATTTTATTCATTGTTTTTCTTGGCCTGTACTGGATTGCTCCCAACAAGAAGCTCACCTGCGTGAGCGGTATACCGGGATCGATTTTTGCGACCGGAGGATGGGTTCTTGTATCTCTGGGCTTCTCCTACTATGTCAGCAACTTTGCTTCCTACACTGCTACTTACGGCAGTATCGGAGCAATCATCGTCCTGTTGATTTGGCTCTATTTGTCCGCATACATCATCATCATCGGCGGAGAAATCAATGCTTATTACAGTGAAAAGAAAGCAGGCTGCTGATGCCATTATTTATCCTGAAATTACCTCAGGTAACCTCTGCTTTTTTAGCAGAAGATACTGTAGAGGCTTGCTCCTCACTTCTTATGAACAGGGGGAATTCAGGATGGCAAAGAAGACGAAAAAAGACGGAAGCACGAAGCAGAAAGGCAAGAGCAACCACAGCCAAAAAACATCCGGTTCAGCAAACGGATCAAACGGATATCACTAATGGAAAAGCGCCCCACTCGAGGGGCGCTTTTCTGTTGCGGAAGTGCTTATGGATATAAGCGGAGAAATGACGGACAGAAATCGGTGGAAACAAAGAAAAAGTGTCCGTCATCAGAGCGATGATGGACAGAAATGGTTGGAAACAAAGAAAAAGTGTCCGTCATCAGAGCGATGACGGACAGAAATCGGTGGAAACAAAGAAAAAGTGTCCGTCATCAGAGCGATGATGGACAGAAATGGTTGGAAACAAAGAAAACGGACAGAAATCGGAAGAAACAGAGAAAAAGTGTCCGTCATCAGAGCGATGATGGACAGAAATGGATGGAAACAATGAAAAACTGTCCATCATCAGGGCTATGATGGACAGAAATCGGAAGAAACAGAGAAAAAGTGTCCATCATTAGAGAAATGACGGACAGAAATCGGTTGAAACAAAGAAAAAGTGTTCGTCATCAGACTCATGACGGACAGAAATCGATGAAACCAGAGAAAAAGTGTCCATCACCATTCAAGCAACATTGTCCATCCGTCCACAAGAAAAAAACTCCCACTGGATTTTCCCAGTGGGAGCTATATTACTTCAACAGCCTCAAGCTATTTAATATAACCAGAATCGTACTGCCTTCATGGCCG
It contains:
- the nrfD gene encoding NrfD/PsrC family molybdoenzyme membrane anchor subunit → MANLAVDLKEKSTSKSKVNVTVSKAFKIWISALTVAFLIGGYFIVERFITGLAATNLSSITPWGAWIAFYIFFVGLSAGSFLLSTLIYVFGMEEYERVGKAALFTAIVCMIVALTFVLMDLGRPERMLNAIIYWNVTSPLAWEVHFYLVYIGLLAVELYIAMREDLVRAAKTNSLKGFVAKLITFKNATINAATKKRDHMWMKILGTIGIPLAILGVHGGTGTIFAVVKARPAWHTALFPIIFVVSAMVSGTALLLAMYIIKKKVQKQPIDQGMVVSLAKLMVGFLIIDLGLQFYEYLIGWYGLEAEHLDTLATMMASEKAWSFWIVQMFLGAVIPITIVFWKKTSQNVNALLAAAVLIVIGIIGVRFNIVLPPLVVPVFHELPWGNYAPTIKEWMVSVGVVAMGLLIYSFGELLLPIEETSDEVSHNGK
- a CDS encoding molybdopterin-dependent oxidoreductase, which produces MENKPMKRRGFLKALGTLGAVAFVGPAFVGPIKQVMGDVWIDTPHGTGTDYQDYTAENVIFTSCQQCNATCTIKTYITAGAAGGAYSSIVRKIAGNQYSPINMVQIGHINYDTPVSQAVKGTGDVAKMGRGLRGGRTCLKGQAGIQTNYDAFRIQKPLKRVGERGSGVWKTVSWEEAYKEILEGSKDLRTPGLKEMWKYAPEAAVMADWDKLKAGEMTKADFDKKYKDVLIDTNHPDFGPKANQIAVMSGHRREFIERLAANSLGTANYYDHGGYCGITSVMGNVRSHDAEKAKKRMIPDYDNAEMVIVWGTNPMVANRGPTTFAPQITNAIDRGMKMVVIDPRYSKTAEKAHVWVPVKPGGDGALAMAMSRWIIENNRYDDIYLRNPNQEAANEDGETTWSDASFLVNVGEKKRPFVRAQDLGIGGEEFVVIENGKPVSHAKARNGELDVDTTINGIKVKSVFRIFKERVMEKSMEEYAKQADVPVDQIVQIAREFTSHGKKVGIHSYRGPAMHTNGYYSVRAINMLNHLVGNHDWKGGDTVLGAKYKATEGRYDLVTVPNANKGWGIPVTRHKVPYEKTSLFEKDGYPAKRPWYPFGNKLIHDVLPSSAEGYPYKIRALLINRTSPVMAGPRSEMQAKFIRDPKVVELVVASDVIIGETSKYADFILPDLAYLESWNAEDIFPILKHKFAGVIQPVTRVVPDARPTEQVYIDLLKGLGLPGVGDKALADGSAIHTPEDYYLKRIANIAFDGKKPVKDANAEELAIFEKARQKALGKYFDIQKLKSAVKPEEWKKVVYVLNRGGRFEAAGDEYIGNKLKYQWAKQVYFYDEKAAGFKSAYTGKFFEGLPVAEEIKTYDGEVYKPNKPLQFINWKSRNMATHRTEGNAWLREVKPENYLWINPIDAKKKGIKTDDEIYITSNNSRVKGRALVTPGIKPGVVGANFSFGHDAYGSKAVKVDGKTIEPAGKYGHTGYEFNKPLHEESGYAKPRGLGFSVNALSDRDGSYFEGYLADLLIGGPAQQDVFVDVDRV
- a CDS encoding molecular chaperone TorD family protein: MGTPENLLKMKVETMMEERYGKLAIANIMTSIWLGDWDTYEAFMNDVPEGMRKELSFHSLYNRDEVQLWYDNHFFIPGDHFVSPYFSSYTKNNEDEEARRHELLCLIGLYEKTAFYFPLQQDRLPDHFGSMTAFMSSILQGEIKAEQEGGREHLQQLEEIEAEMLTRFIRPVLKPLLENAELKIKHPFFIEFLGFYAEMMSEEWKVAA
- a CDS encoding DUF1128 domain-containing protein, with the translated sequence MDLTKNSPENVDFMIEKIKEKLNVMNLGAIKSTHFDGEMYEELKEIYDMIMRKNTFSPNEMQAIAEELGNLRKQ
- a CDS encoding alanine/glycine:cation symporter family protein, with the translated sequence MTFEEWVGKISGWVWGPPLLILLVGTGIYLTFRIGFLQMRLLPYSLKLAFTKKQDKKSEGDISHFQALMTALAATVGTGNIAGVATAIFTGGPGSVFWMWITAFFGMATKYAEAVLAVKYRVEDKDGEMSGGPMYYLERGLGQKWLGVLFALFGAIAAFGIGNLVQSNSVASVVQSTFSVPAWVTGLVLTIFTALALIGGIKSIGKVTALFVPVMAAFYLLAGLVVMIMNFDLVPAAVALIFTDAFTGEAVAGGALGTVIRMGVARGVFSNEAGLGSAPIAAAAAKTDLPGRQALVSMTQVFIDTIVICSITGITIVMGGLYTGDTTAADLTSATFGKFLGQTGSVIVAVGLLFFASSTIIGWSYYGEKCFSYLFSKKVVFYYRIAFVAAVFIGAISQLEIVWGIADVMNGLMAFPNLIGLLGLSGVVVVETRNILNAIKEEKNEANTYSA
- a CDS encoding YtxH domain-containing protein, with protein sequence MGSSKKFWMGMVLGAMAGGAVTLLEKSTRQAVKEDFSKVSNGVMYVVKNPNEFIEDLRETANKVRTTVEQVTEDVAFITEKVEEIKDVPPQVTELVKDTKETLRKIAASGQTQQHIDEKE
- a CDS encoding YihY/virulence factor BrkB family protein, giving the protein MVDISFFRHMWQRIQEDDVPALAAQLAYFFLLSLFPLLIFLVTLVPYLPISEVDILGFFDDYAPGESMELIKKSLEDIMKKDGKLLSFGLLATIWSASNGINAIVRAFNRAYRVEETRSFIVSRFMAIFLTFAMIFVFLVALILPVFGKEIGSWLFANFGLKEEFLYVWNMLRWVISILILFIVFLGLYWIAPNKKLTCVSGIPGSIFATGGWVLVSLGFSYYVSNFASYTATYGSIGAIIVLLIWLYLSAYIIIIGGEINAYYSEKKAGC